Proteins from a single region of Limosilactobacillus fermentum:
- a CDS encoding nitric-oxide reductase large subunit encodes MQDQYRRLSRTLIVTLVVVFSILIAGGLLIFKNEAPRPAKIVTEAGTTLVSKQQLISGQATYEKYQLADYGTYLGNGAYLGPDYTAQALHVYLQGMYRYYAKTLYGKSFNKLTTLQQEGIKGKVKEEIRVNRYNAKDKELTLTKAQTAGYQYLLKYYRKAFINNPKQVGLPDNMIKNRTNEYMVKGNKVDQLTAFFFWGAWLSSTNRPGRSYSYTNNWPYDLEAGNVMTPKAMTWTGISVALLVMGVAIAIWVQKKYNFESKAQYQKDVPIIEPDTLPITTSQRKTAKYFALVMVLFLVQILLGELMAHYYVENTFFGIALQNIWPFNLAHSWHLQLVIFWVATTWLGAGIYIVPRVLRREPVRQGILVDVLFWALIFVVGGSMLGEWLTDLGVLNKNWWLFGNGGWEYLELGKFWQYLLIAAMVLWIVMLMRGFVPAMRRKDNQTRTRLVTMLFLGAIAVPAFYCASIFIMPDSHVTFADYWRWWIVHLWVEGIFEAFAVILTGWLLVDMKLTTIKSTIRALYFQLILLLGSGVVGTGHHYFWMGDHSLWLALGASFSALEIVPLSLLVWEAYTHYRVYQDTYHNFPYKTTFIFLMWTGIWNTLGAGALGFLINAPAINYFEHGTQWTAAHAHGSMAGVYGMFSIAIILYVLRNVTVKEFWTAKMEKAIRWSAWLLNIGLAGMVFATLMPVGQLQLADALKYGYWHARQMSFYHEKLISLILWGRMPWDLIFTAGVIILLVVCWKALFHLKKADNQAAAAEYERFAAAETKSQANEIDE; translated from the coding sequence ATGCAAGATCAATATCGGCGGCTGTCGCGAACGTTAATCGTGACGCTAGTGGTCGTCTTTTCCATCTTAATTGCTGGGGGCTTGCTCATTTTTAAAAATGAGGCACCCCGTCCAGCAAAGATTGTGACCGAAGCGGGAACCACGCTGGTTTCCAAACAGCAGCTAATCTCTGGTCAGGCGACCTACGAAAAGTACCAGTTGGCTGACTACGGGACCTACCTGGGAAACGGGGCTTACTTGGGACCGGATTACACGGCCCAGGCGCTACACGTTTACTTGCAGGGGATGTACCGTTACTACGCCAAAACCCTGTACGGCAAGTCCTTTAATAAGTTGACCACCCTGCAACAAGAGGGAATTAAGGGGAAGGTTAAAGAGGAAATCCGGGTTAACCGCTATAACGCTAAGGATAAGGAATTAACCTTAACCAAGGCCCAGACGGCCGGGTACCAGTACCTGCTTAAGTACTACCGTAAGGCCTTTATCAACAATCCTAAGCAAGTCGGCTTGCCGGATAACATGATCAAGAACCGCACCAACGAATACATGGTCAAGGGGAACAAGGTCGACCAACTGACCGCCTTCTTCTTCTGGGGGGCTTGGTTGTCATCCACCAACCGGCCGGGACGTTCCTACTCATACACCAATAATTGGCCGTATGACCTCGAAGCCGGTAACGTCATGACGCCAAAGGCAATGACTTGGACGGGGATCTCCGTGGCCCTCTTGGTAATGGGGGTGGCGATCGCCATCTGGGTTCAAAAGAAGTACAACTTCGAATCCAAGGCCCAGTACCAAAAGGATGTCCCGATCATTGAACCGGATACCTTACCAATCACCACCAGTCAGCGGAAGACGGCTAAGTACTTCGCCCTGGTAATGGTGCTCTTCTTGGTCCAAATCCTGTTAGGTGAATTGATGGCCCACTACTACGTCGAAAACACCTTCTTTGGGATTGCGCTTCAAAACATCTGGCCGTTTAACCTGGCCCACTCTTGGCACCTCCAGTTGGTCATCTTCTGGGTGGCCACCACCTGGCTAGGGGCCGGAATCTATATCGTGCCCCGGGTCCTGCGCCGGGAACCGGTTCGTCAAGGGATCTTAGTCGACGTCCTCTTTTGGGCGCTCATCTTTGTGGTGGGCGGTAGCATGCTCGGGGAATGGTTGACCGACCTGGGCGTCTTAAACAAGAACTGGTGGCTCTTTGGTAACGGGGGCTGGGAGTACCTGGAACTCGGGAAGTTCTGGCAGTACCTGCTGATCGCCGCCATGGTCCTGTGGATCGTTATGTTAATGCGGGGCTTTGTCCCGGCGATGCGACGTAAGGATAACCAAACCCGCACCCGCCTGGTCACGATGCTCTTCTTAGGGGCGATCGCCGTGCCAGCCTTTTACTGCGCGTCGATTTTTATCATGCCCGATTCACACGTCACCTTCGCCGATTACTGGCGCTGGTGGATCGTCCACCTCTGGGTAGAAGGGATCTTTGAAGCCTTTGCCGTTATTTTAACGGGTTGGCTGTTAGTTGATATGAAGCTGACCACGATTAAGTCAACGATTCGGGCCCTGTACTTCCAATTGATCCTGCTGCTTGGTTCCGGGGTGGTCGGAACCGGTCACCACTACTTCTGGATGGGGGACCACTCCCTATGGTTGGCCCTCGGGGCATCTTTTTCTGCCCTTGAAATCGTGCCACTGTCCCTGTTAGTGTGGGAAGCCTACACCCACTACCGGGTTTACCAGGACACGTACCACAACTTCCCGTATAAGACGACCTTCATCTTCTTGATGTGGACGGGGATCTGGAACACCCTGGGGGCCGGGGCGCTAGGCTTTTTGATCAACGCACCGGCCATCAACTACTTTGAACACGGGACCCAGTGGACGGCCGCCCACGCGCACGGTTCCATGGCCGGGGTTTACGGGATGTTCTCGATCGCCATTATCCTGTACGTGTTACGCAACGTGACAGTCAAGGAATTCTGGACGGCTAAAATGGAAAAGGCGATTCGCTGGTCCGCCTGGTTGCTGAACATCGGCTTAGCCGGGATGGTCTTTGCCACCCTAATGCCGGTCGGGCAACTCCAGTTAGCCGACGCCCTGAAGTACGGCTACTGGCACGCCCGGCAAATGTCCTTTTACCACGAAAAGCTGATTTCTTTAATCTTATGGGGACGGATGCCATGGGACCTGATCTTCACGGCCGGGGTCATCATCCTGCTCGTGGTCTGCTGGAAGGCCCTCTTCCACTTGAAGAAGGCTGACAACCAGGCCGCGGCCGCTGAGTACGAACGCTTCGCCGCTGCCGAAACGAAGAGTCAGGCAAACGAAATTGATGAATAA